In Synchiropus splendidus isolate RoL2022-P1 chromosome 7, RoL_Sspl_1.0, whole genome shotgun sequence, the genomic window ATAGTGCTTCGAATTCCACTTGATGTCCTGTGTTTTTTAATGTGCTTCCTGGTGTAGTGGAGGTGCCAGGTAAGGCAGAAGCAGTGAGGTTAATGCATGTGGGAAATGAAGAggatgaggtggaggaggctggcaGCCCCAGGTGGCAGACGCTGACGGCAGAAGAATAGCAGAGCGGATGAGGCTGCAGCATGAATAAACCATGGTGACACGTTCCTAACCGTGTTGCTGCGCCGCTGTGATGTAACAGGTCGTTTGATTCCACTGTGACGAGACCCTTTCATTACGACCCTTTATCGCAGATACGCTCTGGATCCAAAGAAAAAGCCTCACGTCAAAATCCAGCCTCCGTTTATCAGGCCCGATCTATCGGACCGGCAAATCACCATCAAGGTCAGCGACAATGGGATTCACGGCACCGTCATCAGCTCCAAGGTGCGTTCCATTCaaatcagcttttttttttgttttaaatcgaGGATTCATCTGCTGCAATGTTTAGCATTTTATCCTGAATTTACCGTCACCGCGGGAGCGTCACGACTGCTGTGCTGGGAAGAATCCAGACCTCTGACCACAGATGGGTTTTGAACTTGCATCATGGGATCAAACGGGTCACGTTCGCTGAAGGCTTGTTCAATAACATGTTCAGTTCCAATCACTCGCCCGTCTCTTTTTCAGTTAAAGTCGGTGAtaaatgtgtgtgaaatgttttatcCAATAATATGTGTGGgtgtattttgtagttttgttaCTTTGCTAATGATGCTAACCGTTCTTGTTGTGTATTCTTCTCATTGGGTTTTCATGTATTATGAGATAAAAAGTTAGTTGGCTCgggttttgttattgtttagttagttgctttttttattctttaaaaacagGCATTTGAAACTCGAAGCCTGCTCAGCCACATATGTGAAAAAGTGCTGCTTTTACTAGACAAAACCTCGCACTTTTTAATGTTTACAAACTACTAGTGTAGACCACCTAGTCCCAGAGAGAGTGAAGACCCCAGCACAGCAAGACTTTGAagcaaaactgaaactgaaacagcCTTTTTCCCACTGTCAATCCAAACAAACCTGCATGGCACAGACCAGACCAAGTCTAAACACTTCCAAGAGCAAGACCTTTAAAATGTGGTGTCGAGTCCAGTCTTGAGACAGAGACCGGCCACAAGTACCACAACACTACAAACTAGTCAAAATCTCGATCTTAGAAATCAGAAAAGCTttatgtcagtgaggatcccaccaactcgcAAAGTGCTTCGGTACATTGTGctataataaagaataaaaataaaaatgaaagagctgatggtttgttttgtctctgcagTCCAAGAGCAGCCTGGACgacctggaggagaaggaaactCAGCCTCCTCTCCCACCTAAGGCCGACAGATACAACCTTCAGAAAGGCCACCTGATCACCGGCGATGGTAGGACGCTTCACCCACGTCTCTCACAGGTCAACATGAAAGGAAAGGAAACACTGATCCTGATGCCGATTTCTCAGAGATTTAGAGGGAATGTGAGTCATCAACCGTGGTGGACGTCTGTGTTGAGTCGTGATGGAGAGCAGCCAAATGAGTTGGTgaaaggaaatgtgtgaaaactGTCAAGGCTGAGTCGCTGAAGTCGTGGTTTAGAGTGTTCAAGGACGTGATCCGGCAGAGAGTAAAAACCTACACACGAACAACACGAGGTTTTCTCGTCAGGGTTCTGCCTCCTGGTGCATTATGTCAGGGAGGGAACGGTCGCGCTCTTTCACGGCTCAACAGCACAACCTGCTGGTGACTCTCAGTGCTGCAGGTGACACACAGGCGGAGGAAGATGGAAAAACCTGTCACCTTCAGTCAAAGCTCTCGGTCAAGAATGTCTGCAACTCTTATGTTCGACAGCATCAGTTTCAAGTGAGCGCTCTCTCCCTTGCACCGCAGATTCGTCTCTGTCCAGTAAAGTCCACCCCTCCACTCCGGCCATGTACAAGTTCCGGCCGTCGTTCGGCACCATGCCCAAAGTTCACTATCACGCCGCTGGAGACAAGGTCAGCATTTGTTCTGAGATGTTACGTgttgtgatgggtggatgaggtttcacgaaacagtgtcatgatgttcagaggccaccagagtgCGCTGTCTGATGTTAAGTGTTTGGACTGGAGCAActaattcattgaaacctcacatcatttctaaaccaggagcgccatctaggacactgttttgtcaaccCTCCAATTCCGTTTCAtggtacctcatctacccatcactagttacgTGAAAACAACATCCTGCGATCCACCTTCTCAGTTGGCTCTCTCTGTTCCTCAGATCATCTTGCCGGACGAGCAGAGGAGCTCCGCCATCCTGGAGGAGGGCGTCCGCGCTCACGACTACCGGTCCGAGCCGAACCTGGACATGCCGGAGTACACCAACGCCCCGCTGCACCGGACCTTTAAGTCCTCTCCCTTCCAGCTGGACGCCGACCCCATCAACCCGCGCTCGCTCAGCCTGAAGCCGCGGCCGGAGAAGGGGCAGCTGGTGGGGCTGCAGCCGCAGGCCGTCACCTCCACGCCCTACAAGAGCGTCTTCTCGCCCAGTACGCTCTCCAACCGCAACGGGAGCCTGTCCTACGACAGCCTGCTGGCTCCGAGCGCCACCCCGTCCTCTGCCGGCGAGTGCATGGCCCACCGCGCCGCTCCCTCCATGGGCTTCCACTCGCCCTACCTGCCCACCAAAACGTGCCACGTGCGGGAGCCTGAGATACAGCGGCACCAGGTTCCAGTCGCCTACAGTCCAGCGATGCAGCCCAGAGCGGTCGGCCGACAGTCCCCTCACCAGCGGGACCCCTCCCCGGTCCGCTACGACAACCTCTCCCAGACCATCATGGCCTCCATCCAGGAGCGGAAAGAGATGGAGGAGCGTGAGAAGCGGCAGCTTCTGCACGGACGGTCCCAGACCCACGTTTATGCCCAGGACTCTGGTGTGTTTGATGGTGGGTACGGACTTCCGCACAACGCCTGCTACCAAGACGGGCCTCACTGCCCCGGCTCCAGGGGCCCCACCCCTCCGGCGTACGGAGGCTCCAGAGACAACCTGATGGGAGTGGGGGTGGTCAGCTATGGTCAGAGGACGCCGGTGTTGCGTCACTCTGGCTCCACTCTGGGCCGTGCCCCGAGGACTTCATCCACCTCGCTGCACACGGaccacaacagcagcaacaacagtcaGGGAAGGATCATTGGGCTGGAGGGGCCGTACCGCTCGCCGCCGCATCAGCCCCGCTCCCCGTCCTGCTCCCACCAGAAACTCTCCTACATCAGTGCCCATGAGATGACAGACTCCCCTCGCCTGGGGGGGCCAAGGTAATGTACTCCATGAGGAGGGGGGGGGATGCATGACTTGCCAATGGGGACCCCAAACACACCGAGGACATGTAGCATGTGTGTTAGTACCTGACCACTTGTCTCAGCCGTGTGTTTGCCAATAAAGTCGAGTACCTGCATGAACCCCGTCTAACTGTTCCGTCTCTCTAACATCCGTCTCTTCTGCCCCCGGTGGACTAACGCTGCTGTTCTCCTTCCATGTAGAGAGGCCATGAAAGTGAACGGCCAGATGGACTGCCACCCGAGCCCGGCTCGCCAAAGCAACATCAAAAAAGTCACGGGCGTGGGAGGCACCACCTATGAGATCTCAGTCTGAGCCCATCTCCGCCTCCACTTGAGACACTTGGCTGGTCCGCCGTGGTCTTAAGACCCCGATTGTTTGAACGCCAGAGTAACGAAGGACTGCGTCCTAGACGGAGCTACTGCAAGACGCGTGTTGTGGTAATGTTTCTGCGCGTCGGCAGGGGGCGCCTTATAAATCACTGACTACAGATCGTACAGTCATCTGGTGCTTCACGTCAGCTGCGCCCAAACACCAGGACAGATTGGCGACGTCGCGGAACTAGAGACGAACATTTAAGTGGAAGCAACAAAGTGTTTCCACCTACAGGCGCTGAAGAGTCATTCCACTGTGAAGTGATGACACCGGTGCGACTTCTGTTCGATGGTCATACCTCACCCCTACAGCTCGAACGCAGGCGGCCAAGCCCAAGTACAACGATCCTCAGTGTGACGACGGGAAACACGGAACGCAAACCCCCTCGTGGTGCcagtgttttcagagctcagtaggtggcgccacctactgagctctgaaaacatcCGCACGTCACTTGTGCGAGGTACTGTTTCTGTTTTAAAGGAGATTACCt contains:
- the zdhhc8b gene encoding palmitoyltransferase ZDHHC8B; this encodes MPDSAGQRFKPTKYIPVSTAATLLVGSTTLFFVFTCPWLTRVVSPAVPLYNGLVFLFVLANFSMATFMDPGVYPRANEDEDKDDDFRAPLYKNVEIKGIQVRMKWCATCHFYRPPRCSHCSVCDNCVEDFDHHCPWVNNCIGRRNYRYFFLFLLSLSVHMVGVFTFGLIFVLHHRDRLAMIHTTVTLVVMCISGLFFIPVMGLTGFHMVLVARGRTTNEQVTGKFRGGVNPFTRGCYGNVEYVLCSPLAPRYALDPKKKPHVKIQPPFIRPDLSDRQITIKVSDNGIHGTVISSKSKSSLDDLEEKETQPPLPPKADRYNLQKGHLITGDDSSLSSKVHPSTPAMYKFRPSFGTMPKVHYHAAGDKIILPDEQRSSAILEEGVRAHDYRSEPNLDMPEYTNAPLHRTFKSSPFQLDADPINPRSLSLKPRPEKGQLVGLQPQAVTSTPYKSVFSPSTLSNRNGSLSYDSLLAPSATPSSAGECMAHRAAPSMGFHSPYLPTKTCHVREPEIQRHQVPVAYSPAMQPRAVGRQSPHQRDPSPVRYDNLSQTIMASIQERKEMEEREKRQLLHGRSQTHVYAQDSGVFDGGYGLPHNACYQDGPHCPGSRGPTPPAYGGSRDNLMGVGVVSYGQRTPVLRHSGSTLGRAPRTSSTSLHTDHNSSNNSQGRIIGLEGPYRSPPHQPRSPSCSHQKLSYISAHEMTDSPRLGGPREAMKVNGQMDCHPSPARQSNIKKVTGVGGTTYEISV